A region of Mammaliicoccus sp. Dog046 DNA encodes the following proteins:
- a CDS encoding MFS transporter — MKKYPLAIWILSLGAFAIGMTEFVIMGLLPNIARDLNVSVSDAGQLITGYALSVAIGGPIIVLATYKLPRKNLLILLMAIFIIGNGIGGIAPSYGLLMLSRVVAALAHGSFFGIGSILAASMVPQHRKASAMALMFMGLTMSNIIGVPFGTFIGQIFGWKMTFIIISVLGLLTLFGIIKVVPNQQENQSISIKSELVVLKDIKLWLTLGITLFGFSSVFAYFTYISQILTEVSHIDEKWISFVLILFGVGVTFGNIMGGKLADWNLNKSLNIIFIVFPIYIFMMYFIQNYSLLMVFGIFIFGLFAFSMSPSLQYKSMVISQDAPMLASTMNQSAFNVGNALGAFIGGMVVSQLEVKDLALVAPFLTLIGFVFLVLERIVTKRRAQAQLAE; from the coding sequence ATGAAGAAGTATCCTTTAGCAATCTGGATATTAAGTTTAGGCGCATTTGCGATAGGTATGACTGAATTTGTAATCATGGGTTTATTACCAAATATTGCGAGAGACTTAAATGTATCAGTATCAGATGCTGGGCAACTTATAACAGGTTATGCACTGAGTGTTGCAATTGGTGGTCCAATTATTGTATTAGCTACATATAAGTTACCTAGAAAGAATTTATTAATATTATTAATGGCAATTTTTATAATAGGTAATGGTATAGGTGGAATCGCTCCTAGTTATGGTTTGTTAATGTTGAGTAGAGTTGTTGCTGCTTTAGCACACGGTTCTTTCTTTGGTATTGGATCAATATTAGCTGCAAGCATGGTTCCACAACATAGAAAAGCAAGTGCAATGGCATTAATGTTTATGGGACTTACGATGAGTAATATTATAGGTGTACCGTTCGGAACATTTATAGGACAAATATTCGGATGGAAAATGACATTTATTATTATAAGTGTATTAGGCTTATTAACGTTATTTGGTATTATTAAAGTTGTACCAAATCAACAAGAGAATCAATCTATTTCTATTAAAAGTGAATTGGTTGTATTGAAAGATATTAAATTATGGTTAACGTTAGGTATTACGTTATTTGGATTTAGTAGTGTGTTTGCATACTTCACATACATTTCTCAAATATTAACTGAAGTATCTCATATAGATGAAAAATGGATTTCATTTGTGCTAATTCTATTCGGAGTAGGTGTTACATTCGGTAATATTATGGGTGGTAAATTAGCAGACTGGAATTTAAACAAATCTCTAAATATTATATTTATCGTGTTCCCGATTTATATATTTATGATGTATTTCATTCAAAATTATAGCTTACTCATGGTATTTGGTATCTTTATCTTTGGATTATTTGCATTCAGTATGAGTCCATCATTACAGTATAAGAGTATGGTGATTTCACAAGATGCACCAATGTTAGCAAGTACGATGAATCAATCAGCATTTAATGTAGGTAATGCATTAGGTGCATTTATAGGTGGTATGGTCGTAAGCCAATTAGAAGTTAAAGATTTAGCACTAGTTGCACCATTCTTAACGTTGATTGGATTTGTATTCTTAGTATTAGAACGTATAGTTACTAAAAGAAGAGCACAAGCACAATTGGCGGAATAA
- the menE gene encoding o-succinylbenzoate--CoA ligase, whose product MKHWIEQRVQDAPNKIAFKYGNKTITYKALYEDALQVAAHLRQHNIERLGLYIQNEIDHVTFIIGAWLAHVEIVMINTKLTSKEITHQLKSVDVQVVYAYKQLEIDQEVKLIQDISTQTYDVKQMDIQLNMDDIATIMFTSGTTGPAKAVPQTFSNHYHSALGCKESLGYDTSTQWLSVLPIYHISGLSVVIRSLIEGFTVIIEPKFDVTRVMNMIKQEHITHISLVPQTLKWLMDDELNQPYSLQKILLGGAKLSDDLINQALTYQLPIYNSFGMTETCSQFVTASPEMLKHQPRTVGKIPTNVQLKILNKNEQGHGEVAVLGKNVMNGYLNINQANDTFEDGYFKTGDVGSIDDDGYVYIYDRRKDLIISGGENIYPFEIENIISKHPDIINCVAVPFEDEVWGQVPVLVYESDVTLSEADFQPLLNEYLAKYKHPKHVYKINEIPKTSTGKLSRVKVKAWVEHAEQ is encoded by the coding sequence ATGAAACATTGGATTGAACAACGTGTGCAAGATGCACCAAATAAAATTGCATTTAAATATGGAAATAAAACAATAACATATAAAGCATTGTATGAAGATGCACTTCAAGTAGCTGCACATTTACGTCAACATAATATAGAACGTTTAGGTTTATATATACAGAACGAAATCGATCATGTCACATTCATCATCGGTGCGTGGTTAGCGCATGTTGAAATTGTTATGATCAATACGAAATTGACTTCAAAAGAAATAACTCATCAACTTAAAAGTGTAGACGTTCAAGTTGTATATGCATATAAGCAATTAGAGATTGATCAAGAAGTGAAACTGATTCAGGATATATCAACGCAAACGTATGATGTTAAACAAATGGATATTCAATTGAATATGGATGATATAGCGACCATTATGTTTACTTCAGGAACAACTGGTCCAGCAAAAGCAGTACCACAAACATTCTCGAATCATTATCACAGTGCATTAGGTTGTAAAGAATCTTTAGGTTATGACACGTCAACGCAGTGGTTATCCGTATTACCTATTTATCATATTTCAGGGTTGAGCGTAGTGATTCGAAGTTTAATCGAAGGGTTTACAGTGATAATAGAACCGAAATTTGATGTAACGCGTGTGATGAACATGATTAAGCAAGAACACATTACGCATATTTCACTCGTACCTCAAACGTTGAAATGGTTAATGGATGATGAATTAAATCAACCTTATTCATTACAAAAAATACTTCTTGGTGGGGCGAAATTATCTGATGATCTCATCAACCAAGCGTTAACGTATCAATTACCGATTTATAACTCATTCGGTATGACTGAAACCTGTTCACAATTTGTAACAGCAAGTCCAGAAATGTTAAAACATCAACCGAGAACTGTAGGAAAAATACCTACTAATGTACAACTCAAAATATTAAACAAAAATGAACAAGGACATGGTGAAGTCGCTGTGTTAGGTAAGAATGTAATGAATGGTTATTTAAATATCAATCAAGCAAATGATACATTTGAAGATGGATATTTTAAAACAGGTGATGTTGGATCGATAGATGATGATGGCTATGTATATATATATGATAGAAGAAAAGATTTAATTATTAGTGGTGGAGAGAATATCTATCCATTTGAAATTGAAAATATTATTTCAAAACATCCAGACATTATTAATTGTGTGGCAGTGCCTTTTGAAGATGAAGTTTGGGGACAAGTACCAGTACTTGTATATGAATCTGATGTGACATTGTCAGAAGCGGATTTCCAACCGTTATTAAATGAATATTTAGCGAAATACAAACACCCTAAACATGTTTATAAAATAAATGAAATCCCGAAAACATCAACAGGCAAACTTTCAAGAGTTAAAGTGAAAGCGTGGGTTGAACATGCCGAACAATGA
- the menC gene encoding o-succinylbenzoate synthase yields the protein MPNNEMKSFSFKAPFRIPIKTPLIELEEREVLIVEWVNHDGQSYYGECNAFTTDWYHFETIASVKTELSQWFQKYKHAELIDEVEAFNMLEDLNEFPNARSVMSMIFYQMFNELESITIAYGATINQQIEQYFKQYGKQIPSRIKLKWHDQIHSDIAFLEKEYPHVQIVIDANGMIEDKDISLLNTFNNQNFIYIEQPFKNIESYKAHRSSLKLPIFIDESATSLEQIKQFQHAGLIDGVVIKPSRVGGIDKALAIINYCKEHHLKYVIGGMYEFGLSSYFTAMLAQDSDYPSDITPSDYYFTDDIVEEGSTLEQNKIKYPIPQVNQNKLKKTE from the coding sequence ATGCCGAACAATGAAATGAAGTCTTTCAGTTTTAAAGCACCATTTCGTATACCTATAAAAACACCTTTAATTGAATTAGAAGAAAGGGAAGTCTTGATTGTAGAATGGGTCAATCATGATGGACAAAGCTATTATGGAGAATGTAATGCCTTTACTACAGACTGGTATCATTTCGAAACGATAGCTTCAGTAAAGACTGAATTAAGCCAATGGTTTCAAAAATATAAACACGCTGAACTAATAGATGAAGTCGAAGCATTCAATATGTTAGAAGATTTGAATGAATTCCCAAATGCGAGAAGTGTGATGTCTATGATATTCTATCAAATGTTCAATGAATTAGAATCCATTACAATCGCATACGGTGCAACTATTAATCAACAAATAGAACAGTATTTCAAACAATATGGAAAACAAATCCCAAGTAGAATTAAATTAAAATGGCATGACCAAATACATTCAGATATCGCATTTTTAGAAAAAGAATATCCGCATGTACAAATAGTTATCGATGCAAATGGAATGATAGAAGATAAAGATATCTCACTTCTAAATACATTTAATAATCAAAACTTCATCTATATAGAACAACCATTTAAAAATATAGAAAGTTACAAAGCGCATAGATCATCTTTAAAATTGCCAATATTTATAGATGAATCCGCTACAAGTCTTGAACAGATCAAACAATTTCAACACGCAGGACTTATAGATGGCGTTGTGATTAAACCTTCACGTGTTGGAGGTATAGATAAAGCATTAGCGATTATTAATTATTGTAAAGAACATCATTTGAAATATGTAATAGGCGGTATGTACGAGTTTGGTTTAAGTAGTTATTTCACAGCAATGTTAGCACAAGACAGTGACTATCCAAGTGATATCACACCAAGCGATTATTACTTTACAGATGATATCGTCGAAGAAGGCTCTACGTTAGAACAAAATAAAATCAAATATCCAATACCTCAAGTAAATCAAAATAAATTGAAAAAAACAGAGTAA